A stretch of the Streptococcus himalayensis genome encodes the following:
- a CDS encoding DNA primase family protein, whose amino-acid sequence MMKVIKTTEVHREEQELLFLPIPENKLSDLSEYSELDRKITEFKEKRKQKLTTEYSGESDSFIRKELRKKIPHHEMAEFLESFLILRKISDNSDREDSMLFIYDPKMGIYRHDQNRLEKIIRYTEPSYTNREVKECLKSLYFLSNIETVQSYKETRYVACNNCIFDTVNKTSYPFSHSIVFTSKNSIDYITEDLDSPKLENFEFNNWLHTLFSGDTDRIKLAWEILTACIIGYSDERIIWLLGEGGTGKGTFQQLITNLIGRSNIASAKLNEFENRFFTSKLIGKRLIIGDDNPININIKDPSIIFSLTTGDPVSVEFKNQTPYTMWMRPVILQSANKFPTIQGDSTAISRRRISLIFDAQFNKDNYDRDIKDKHINNSKLLEYVLQKALHLGFKKFTDLEDSVLVKKMYGEITDLDIFSDDLFSKCESDFLPNQFVLWAYNSFCDKQGITPLSPEQFFREFKKTLSNQWQSSGPQKLSKFNKEDSKFFSDNPFELNSSSSYRGYKRITK is encoded by the coding sequence ATGATGAAAGTTATAAAGACAACTGAGGTTCACAGAGAAGAACAAGAATTACTTTTCCTCCCTATACCTGAAAACAAACTATCCGACCTATCAGAGTATAGTGAGTTGGATAGGAAAATAACAGAGTTCAAAGAGAAGCGAAAACAGAAGCTAACCACAGAGTATTCTGGGGAAAGTGATTCCTTTATCAGAAAGGAATTAAGAAAAAAAATACCTCACCATGAAATGGCTGAATTCCTTGAGAGCTTTCTAATACTACGTAAAATAAGTGATAACTCTGATAGAGAAGATTCAATGTTATTTATCTACGACCCTAAAATGGGTATATACAGACACGATCAAAATCGTCTTGAAAAGATAATAAGATATACTGAACCCTCGTACACTAACAGAGAAGTAAAAGAATGTCTAAAAAGTCTATATTTTCTATCTAATATAGAAACAGTCCAATCTTATAAAGAGACAAGATATGTAGCGTGTAATAATTGTATATTTGATACAGTTAATAAAACATCATATCCTTTTAGTCATTCAATTGTATTTACCTCAAAAAATTCTATAGACTATATTACAGAGGATTTGGATTCTCCTAAATTGGAGAATTTTGAATTTAATAATTGGTTACATACTCTATTTTCAGGAGACACAGATAGAATTAAGCTTGCTTGGGAAATCCTTACAGCATGTATTATCGGATATTCTGATGAGCGAATTATTTGGTTACTTGGAGAAGGAGGAACCGGAAAAGGAACTTTCCAGCAGTTAATCACGAATCTAATAGGTAGAAGTAATATAGCTTCTGCAAAACTCAATGAGTTTGAAAATCGATTCTTTACAAGTAAGCTAATAGGGAAACGACTGATTATTGGCGACGATAACCCTATTAATATTAATATCAAGGACCCTTCTATTATCTTTTCTCTAACCACAGGTGACCCTGTATCTGTAGAATTTAAAAACCAAACACCCTACACCATGTGGATGCGACCTGTTATCCTCCAATCTGCCAATAAATTTCCTACTATACAAGGAGATTCTACGGCAATTAGTAGACGAAGAATTTCATTAATCTTTGATGCTCAGTTCAATAAAGATAATTACGATAGAGACATTAAGGATAAACATATTAACAATTCTAAGCTTCTGGAATACGTTCTTCAAAAAGCCCTTCATCTAGGGTTTAAAAAATTTACAGATTTAGAAGATTCCGTACTTGTCAAAAAAATGTACGGAGAGATAACCGACTTAGACATTTTTTCGGATGATTTATTCTCAAAATGTGAATCTGATTTTTTACCTAATCAGTTTGTACTTTGGGCATATAACTCCTTCTGTGATAAACAAGGAATAACTCCGCTATCACCAGAACAATTTTTTAGGGAGTTCAAGAAAACACTCTCCAATCAATGGCAAAGTAGTGGGCCTCAGAAGCTTTCTAAATTTAACAAAGAGGATTCTAAATTCTTTTCAGATAATCCTTTTGAACTGAACAGCTCATCTAGCTATAGAGGATACAAGAGAATCACTAAATAA
- a CDS encoding helix-turn-helix domain-containing protein: MIGKKLKNIRNELSISLSQISKEIDVSRSYISDVENEKKISSYPVFIKVIDFLSKVSPINEKNKDLFLTEKLYNEWKENCQFNLSDDSNFEGYYELWAPDGFIITMLSDTDKEDEQLIDEKKRDFFFQKSFLPDGRDGDYKNTNERYIPIYQAIDGMDYQVQQWWKMHYFQDMVLSVLDSNETLGDKEARLFAIIQNELASLNSGSRQGEFLSFTHSISPNKEYSLDLSSLLSSNMKLTLRGSYLSDEEHTFLKTVVEGMIARRKELDK; this comes from the coding sequence ATGATTGGAAAAAAACTAAAAAATATAAGGAATGAACTATCTATTTCCTTGTCTCAGATTTCTAAAGAGATAGATGTTTCTAGGTCTTATATTTCAGACGTAGAGAATGAAAAGAAGATTTCTTCTTATCCTGTCTTCATAAAGGTAATAGATTTCTTATCTAAGGTGTCTCCTATTAATGAGAAAAATAAAGATCTATTTCTCACAGAAAAACTATATAATGAGTGGAAAGAGAATTGTCAATTCAATTTATCTGATGATAGTAATTTTGAGGGCTACTATGAATTGTGGGCACCAGATGGTTTTATTATCACAATGTTGTCGGACACAGATAAAGAAGATGAACAGTTGATAGATGAGAAGAAAAGAGATTTCTTCTTTCAAAAAAGTTTTTTACCAGATGGAAGAGATGGAGACTATAAAAATACGAATGAGAGATATATTCCCATCTATCAAGCTATTGACGGTATGGATTATCAAGTTCAGCAATGGTGGAAAATGCACTACTTCCAAGATATGGTATTGTCTGTGTTAGATAGTAACGAGACACTCGGCGATAAAGAAGCTAGATTATTTGCGATTATTCAAAATGAATTAGCATCGTTGAATAGTGGGAGTAGACAGGGAGAATTTTTATCATTTACTCACTCAATTTCCCCAAACAAGGAGTATTCTCTTGATTTATCTAGTTTATTAAGTTCTAATATGAAATTGACACTTCGAGGAAGTTACCTGTCGGATGAGGAACATACTTTTCTTAAAACAGTTGTTGAAGGAATGATTGCTAGGAGAAAGGAACTAGATAAATAA
- a CDS encoding tyrosine-type recombinase/integrase, whose protein sequence is MKINEIKKKNGTTVFRANIYLGVDRSTGKKVKTNVTARTKTELRKAIKQRQVEFEKNGSTVQKKVSVKTFKELTSLWLDSYKLTVKLQTYKGTVSQLNCHVLPVIGDRKVDKITSSDIQVLINELSTYFENYKAVRSAIRRIFQYGILLGIITLNPARDIILPRSKPKDTSKVKFIEPEHLKDFLDNIEKIQYRRYGLYFEYVLYNLLLSTGLRISEACALEWSDIDLEEGTISVSKTFSRATQLIDTTKTNAGNRTISIDGKTKNTLRLYQVRQRQVFFEHGARASSVVFATPTRKYFDTAIRQHSLDTRCKEAGVPRFTFHAFRHTHASLLLNAGISYKELQYRLGHANISMTLDVYSHLSKDKEKEAVSYFEKAISSL, encoded by the coding sequence ATGAAAATAAACGAAATCAAAAAGAAAAATGGTACAACAGTCTTTCGTGCTAATATTTATCTAGGCGTGGATAGAAGTACAGGAAAAAAAGTAAAGACTAATGTTACGGCACGAACTAAAACAGAATTGCGTAAAGCAATTAAACAAAGACAGGTTGAGTTTGAAAAGAATGGCTCAACTGTTCAAAAAAAGGTAAGTGTTAAAACTTTTAAAGAATTGACAAGTCTATGGCTTGATAGTTACAAATTAACAGTTAAGTTACAGACTTATAAAGGCACAGTGTCACAGCTTAATTGTCATGTACTACCAGTTATCGGAGATAGGAAAGTAGATAAGATAACTTCTAGTGATATTCAAGTTTTGATAAATGAGTTGTCAACCTATTTTGAAAACTACAAAGCTGTCCGTTCAGCAATTCGTAGGATTTTTCAATATGGGATATTGCTAGGTATTATTACTTTGAATCCAGCTAGAGATATTATCTTGCCACGCTCTAAACCCAAAGACACTTCCAAAGTAAAATTCATTGAGCCAGAGCATTTAAAGGATTTTTTGGATAATATAGAGAAAATCCAGTATAGGCGGTATGGATTGTATTTTGAGTATGTTCTCTATAATTTGTTGCTTTCTACGGGATTACGAATAAGTGAAGCATGTGCTCTGGAATGGTCAGATATTGACCTAGAAGAAGGCACTATATCAGTCAGTAAGACTTTTAGTAGGGCTACACAGTTGATTGATACAACCAAAACTAATGCAGGAAATAGAACGATAAGCATTGATGGAAAAACAAAAAATACGCTACGATTGTATCAGGTTAGACAAAGACAGGTGTTTTTTGAGCATGGTGCGCGTGCATCATCGGTTGTCTTTGCTACTCCAACAAGAAAGTACTTTGACACAGCGATTAGGCAGCATTCCTTAGATACTCGTTGTAAAGAGGCAGGTGTCCCGCGTTTCACCTTTCATGCTTTTCGCCATACTCACGCTAGCTTATTATTGAATGCTGGTATCAGCTACAAAGAGCTACAGTATCGTCTAGGACATGCTAACATCTCCATGACATTAGATGTCTATTCTCACCTATCCAAAGATAAAGAAAAAGAAGCTGTCTCATACTTCGAAAAAGCAATCAGCTCTCTTTAG
- the serC gene encoding 3-phosphoserine/phosphohydroxythreonine transaminase, whose amino-acid sequence MTIYNFSAGPAVLPKEVLEKAQAEFLDYATSGMSVMELSHRSKEFDEIIKGAESLLRELMQIPDTYRVLFLQGGASTQFSMIPLNLAQGRKAYYVVAGSWGKKAYTEAVKLSKTIPFEPICLASSEPQNYVEIPSFDAGAIDPQAAYVHVTTNNTIEGTALYQVPDTNGVPVIADMSSNILAADYQVEDFGMIYAGAQKNIGPAGVTVVIIREDLLNQEPVLSSMLDYRIQAENNSLYNTPPTFGIYMAKLVFEWVKDLGGVAEMEKRNREKSDLLYDYIEQSSFYTSPVLHKKQRSVANIPFVSPSAELDVKFNKEADAAGFKNIKGHRSVGGMRASLYNAFPRQGVVDLIAFMKKFEEENA is encoded by the coding sequence ATGACGATTTACAATTTTTCTGCAGGTCCTGCAGTATTGCCTAAAGAAGTGTTGGAAAAAGCCCAAGCTGAATTTTTGGACTATGCAACGAGTGGCATGAGTGTGATGGAGCTATCCCACCGATCCAAAGAGTTTGATGAGATTATCAAAGGGGCAGAGAGCTTGTTGAGAGAGCTGATGCAGATTCCAGATACCTATCGAGTGTTGTTTTTACAAGGAGGAGCCTCAACTCAGTTTTCGATGATTCCTTTAAATCTCGCTCAAGGCCGAAAAGCCTATTATGTGGTAGCTGGTTCTTGGGGGAAAAAAGCCTATACAGAGGCTGTCAAACTCTCAAAAACCATTCCTTTTGAGCCAATTTGCCTGGCTAGCTCAGAGCCGCAAAATTATGTGGAAATTCCATCTTTTGACGCTGGAGCCATTGATCCACAGGCAGCCTATGTCCATGTGACGACCAACAATACTATTGAAGGAACAGCCTTGTATCAAGTGCCAGATACCAATGGTGTCCCAGTGATTGCGGATATGTCATCGAATATCCTAGCAGCAGACTATCAGGTTGAAGATTTTGGGATGATTTATGCAGGGGCACAGAAAAATATCGGTCCAGCTGGCGTGACGGTGGTCATCATCCGAGAGGACTTGTTAAATCAAGAGCCAGTGCTTTCAAGTATGCTAGATTACCGCATTCAGGCGGAGAATAACTCTCTTTATAATACCCCACCAACCTTTGGAATTTATATGGCTAAACTGGTCTTTGAATGGGTCAAGGACTTGGGAGGCGTGGCAGAAATGGAAAAACGCAACCGTGAAAAATCAGATCTCTTGTATGATTATATCGAGCAGTCGAGCTTTTACACGAGTCCAGTCCTCCATAAGAAGCAGCGCTCCGTGGCCAACATTCCTTTTGTATCGCCAAGTGCTGAGCTAGATGTAAAATTCAACAAGGAAGCCGATGCGGCAGGTTTTAAAAATATTAAAGGTCACCGTTCGGTCGGCGGTATGCGAGCGAGTCTGTACAACGCCTTTCCCCGCCAAGGAGTGGTTGATTTGATTGCCTTTATGAAGAAATTTGAAGAGGAGAATGCCTAA
- a CDS encoding GNAT family N-acetyltransferase has product MEIRLAHPNEVTAICQIFQDAREFLAQSGSSQWQGAYPSQEDIFEDILSGRGYVAIVEGQVAAYTAVQVGNEPAYNEIYDGKWQHNNFIYTTFHRIAVAAAFRGQQIIQTFLQGLIEGQKGPDFRCDTHEKNLPMQHILEKLGFVYCGKVPIDGERLAYQKIKSKQETSLYQEIAEDDRWLLGRND; this is encoded by the coding sequence ATGGAAATTCGACTTGCTCACCCCAATGAAGTGACTGCGATTTGTCAAATTTTTCAAGATGCTCGTGAGTTTTTAGCCCAATCGGGCAGTAGCCAGTGGCAAGGAGCCTATCCAAGTCAGGAGGATATCTTTGAGGATATTTTATCCGGTCGTGGCTATGTGGCAATTGTAGAGGGACAGGTAGCAGCCTATACAGCTGTCCAAGTCGGTAATGAACCAGCCTATAACGAGATTTATGACGGAAAATGGCAGCACAATAATTTTATCTACACCACTTTTCACCGCATAGCAGTTGCTGCAGCTTTTCGTGGGCAACAAATCATTCAGACCTTTTTACAGGGCTTAATTGAAGGACAAAAGGGGCCAGATTTTCGGTGCGACACCCACGAAAAAAATCTGCCCATGCAGCATATCTTGGAAAAATTAGGCTTTGTTTATTGTGGGAAAGTCCCGATTGATGGGGAGCGTCTGGCCTATCAGAAAATCAAAAGCAAGCAAGAAACCAGTTTGTATCAGGAAATTGCAGAAGATGACCGCTGGTTGCTAGGTCGAAATGACTAA
- a CDS encoding 3-phosphoglycerate dehydrogenase family protein — MVFSVRTFNNINQIGLKELGNHFQIDGDKADNPDAYILRSQNLHGEVFPENLKAIARAGAGTNNIPVDAATAQGIVVFNTPGANANAVKEAVLASILLSARDYIGATAWANTLSGDDVPKQIEAGKKAFAGTEITGKTLGVIGLGAIGARIANDARRLGMNVLGYDPYVSIETAWNISSHVKRVGDIKDIFAAADYITIHVPLTPDTKDTFNKESFDLMQKGVTILNFARGELVNHADLFEAIEAGVVRNYITDFGTEDLLNKPHITVFPHLGGSTEEAELNCAIMAGQTLRRFMETGEIVNSVNFPTVVQNLSAPYRITLINKNIPNMVAKISTAVSHLNINIDNIINKSKGDYAYTLLDLDESDAEKVANLVANFEADENIVRVRVIKK; from the coding sequence ATGGTATTTAGTGTACGAACCTTTAACAATATTAATCAAATTGGCTTGAAAGAATTGGGCAATCATTTTCAGATTGATGGGGATAAGGCGGATAATCCAGATGCCTATATCTTGCGAAGCCAAAATTTACACGGAGAGGTTTTTCCAGAAAATCTGAAGGCTATTGCCCGTGCAGGTGCAGGGACGAATAATATCCCAGTAGATGCGGCAACAGCCCAAGGAATTGTCGTGTTTAACACGCCAGGAGCCAATGCTAATGCGGTGAAAGAAGCTGTCCTGGCCTCTATTTTACTCTCTGCACGTGACTATATTGGTGCCACTGCTTGGGCCAACACCCTATCGGGCGATGATGTGCCAAAGCAGATTGAAGCTGGGAAAAAGGCCTTTGCAGGAACAGAAATTACAGGGAAAACTCTTGGTGTCATTGGACTAGGTGCCATTGGAGCCAGAATAGCAAATGATGCTCGCCGTCTAGGCATGAATGTTCTAGGTTATGATCCTTATGTTTCTATTGAAACAGCTTGGAACATCTCCAGCCATGTTAAGCGTGTAGGAGATATCAAGGATATCTTTGCAGCGGCTGATTACATCACGATTCATGTTCCCTTGACTCCAGATACCAAAGACACCTTTAACAAGGAGAGCTTTGACCTCATGCAAAAAGGGGTAACTATCCTAAACTTTGCTCGTGGAGAATTGGTCAACCACGCTGACTTATTTGAAGCCATTGAAGCAGGTGTCGTTCGTAACTACATCACAGACTTTGGGACTGAAGACTTACTCAACAAGCCCCATATCACTGTCTTTCCTCACTTGGGTGGCTCGACCGAAGAAGCGGAGCTTAATTGTGCGATTATGGCTGGTCAGACTTTACGTCGCTTCATGGAAACAGGTGAGATTGTCAATTCGGTCAATTTCCCTACTGTCGTACAAAATCTATCTGCTCCCTATCGGATTACCTTGATTAATAAAAATATTCCAAATATGGTGGCTAAGATTTCCACAGCTGTCAGCCATCTCAATATCAATATTGACAATATCATCAACAAATCCAAAGGAGACTATGCCTATACTTTGTTAGATTTGGATGAGTCGGATGCTGAAAAGGTGGCAAATCTAGTGGCAAATTTTGAAGCAGATGAAAACATCGTCCGTGTCCGTGTGATTAAAAAGTAG
- a CDS encoding DUF6440 family protein, with protein MKKQVHQQHAKDLVDGFEVFDVSAGFPLVIDKETGLEYLGTSKGGFTALLNPDGTPKISQVYQDGLL; from the coding sequence ATGAAGAAACAGGTGCATCAGCAACACGCGAAAGACCTCGTAGATGGATTTGAGGTATTTGATGTCAGTGCAGGCTTTCCGCTGGTCATTGATAAAGAAACGGGGCTTGAGTATCTGGGAACTTCAAAAGGTGGTTTCACTGCCTTGCTCAATCCAGACGGAACTCCTAAAATTAGTCAGGTTTACCAAGATGGTCTACTATAA
- a CDS encoding methylated-DNA--[protein]-cysteine S-methyltransferase, protein MVYYKQLYSSPIGEMSLVADNKGLVGIWFVKQKYAEKGVEEPVFLSSHAILTQTKEALDAYFAGRNPHFERIPLSMKATAFQERVWRYLTTIPYGQVVTYGEIGKVLGVRSAQAVGGAVGRNPYSILIPCHRVIGKNGQLTGYAAGLDKKDWLLAHELSMKKEDKTC, encoded by the coding sequence ATGGTCTACTATAAGCAACTCTATTCTTCTCCGATAGGGGAGATGTCTTTGGTAGCAGATAACAAGGGGCTTGTTGGCATTTGGTTTGTAAAGCAAAAGTATGCTGAAAAAGGAGTGGAAGAGCCTGTTTTCCTATCTTCGCATGCGATTTTAACCCAAACCAAAGAAGCTCTGGATGCCTATTTTGCAGGCCGAAATCCTCATTTTGAGAGGATTCCCTTATCCATGAAAGCAACAGCGTTTCAAGAGCGAGTATGGCGCTATTTAACCACGATTCCTTATGGACAAGTAGTCACCTATGGGGAAATTGGAAAAGTCTTGGGAGTTCGCTCTGCCCAGGCTGTTGGAGGAGCCGTAGGGCGAAATCCTTACTCCATTCTCATCCCCTGTCACCGCGTGATCGGAAAAAATGGCCAACTGACAGGCTACGCAGCTGGCTTGGATAAAAAAGATTGGCTACTCGCCCATGAATTATCAATGAAAAAAGAGGACAAAACATGTTAA
- a CDS encoding arsenate reductase family protein yields MLTFYEYPKCSTCRAAKAELQDLGLEFEAIDIKTDPPKASQLKEWMEATGLELKKYFNTSGNSYRALGLKDKFDQLTVDQALDLLANDGMLIKRPLLIQDGKILQIGYRTKYKELEV; encoded by the coding sequence ATGTTAACATTTTATGAATACCCAAAATGCTCAACCTGTCGAGCAGCCAAGGCTGAGTTACAAGATCTGGGACTTGAATTTGAGGCGATTGATATTAAAACCGATCCACCCAAAGCGAGTCAGTTAAAAGAGTGGATGGAAGCGACAGGGCTTGAGCTCAAGAAATATTTCAATACCTCTGGCAATAGCTATCGTGCCCTTGGTTTAAAAGACAAATTTGACCAGTTGACGGTGGATCAAGCCTTGGATCTACTAGCAAATGACGGTATGCTCATCAAACGCCCTCTGCTCATTCAGGACGGCAAAATCTTGCAGATTGGCTACCGAACAAAGTATAAAGAATTAGAGGTGTAG
- a CDS encoding 5-methyltetrahydropteroyltriglutamate--homocysteine S-methyltransferase — MTKKAFEHVGSFLRPAALQEARKQFEAKTVSFEELTAVEDQAIRELVDQQIAAGLEKVTDGEFRRSYWHLDFFWGFGGVDHVQAAEGYHFHDETTKADSALIAGKITGDNHPFVAAYRFLKDYVDSKNAAVEAKITIPAPAQFYFELIRDQEHVEKLAEIYPDFDELRQDIKAAYLQVIADLVEAGLKTLQVDDCTWGTLVDENFLTLWGRPQGKTPEQVRDELSHLFLTFNNDVYQAVPDGLLVNTHVCRGNFHSTWATAGGYDPIAKELFEKEAVAEYFLEFDTERAGGFEPLAALTDNKVAVLGLITSKNGELEDKETIIHRIREAEKVVPLDQLWLSTQCGFASTEEGNILTADDQWKKLALVKEVIDEVWG, encoded by the coding sequence ATGACAAAAAAAGCATTTGAACACGTTGGTAGTTTTTTACGCCCTGCAGCTCTGCAAGAAGCTCGCAAGCAATTTGAAGCGAAAACCGTTTCTTTTGAAGAATTAACAGCTGTTGAGGATCAAGCCATTCGCGAATTGGTTGATCAGCAGATTGCTGCAGGTCTTGAGAAAGTGACCGATGGTGAATTCCGTCGGAGTTACTGGCACTTGGACTTCTTCTGGGGATTTGGAGGAGTTGACCACGTGCAGGCAGCTGAAGGCTACCATTTCCATGATGAAACTACAAAAGCCGACTCTGCTTTGATTGCTGGAAAAATCACTGGCGACAACCATCCTTTTGTAGCTGCTTATCGCTTCCTAAAAGATTATGTAGATAGCAAAAATGCAGCAGTCGAGGCTAAAATCACGATCCCAGCTCCTGCTCAGTTCTATTTTGAATTGATCCGTGACCAAGAACATGTCGAAAAATTAGCTGAGATTTATCCTGATTTTGATGAACTCCGCCAAGACATCAAAGCTGCTTACCTACAAGTCATTGCAGATCTCGTAGAGGCTGGACTCAAAACCTTGCAAGTCGATGACTGTACATGGGGAACTCTGGTCGATGAAAACTTCCTCACTCTTTGGGGAAGACCTCAAGGAAAAACTCCTGAACAAGTCCGTGATGAGCTCTCTCATCTCTTCTTGACCTTTAATAATGATGTCTATCAAGCTGTTCCAGATGGTCTCTTGGTCAACACCCATGTCTGCCGTGGAAACTTCCACTCGACTTGGGCGACAGCTGGAGGTTATGATCCTATTGCCAAAGAACTCTTTGAAAAAGAAGCCGTTGCAGAATACTTCTTAGAATTTGACACAGAGCGCGCAGGTGGATTTGAACCCCTTGCAGCACTGACAGATAATAAAGTAGCCGTACTAGGCCTTATCACTAGCAAAAATGGAGAATTAGAGGACAAAGAAACAATTATCCATCGCATTCGCGAAGCGGAAAAAGTTGTGCCTCTTGACCAACTTTGGCTCTCCACTCAGTGCGGATTTGCTTCAACGGAAGAAGGAAATATCCTCACTGCAGATGACCAATGGAAAAAACTTGCCCTCGTCAAAGAAGTCATTGATGAGGTTTGGGGATAA
- the nth gene encoding endonuclease III translates to MVLSKKRARKVLEEIIALYPDAKPSLDFRNHFELLVAVMLSAQTTDAAVNKSTPALFEAFPTPEKMATASESEIAAYISRLGLYRNKAKFLKKCAQQLLDDFDGQVPQTREELESLAGVGRKTANVVMSVGFGIPAFAVDTHVERICKHHEIVKKSATPLEVEKRVMEILAPERWLPAHQALIYFGRAVCHPRNPECDQYPQLYDFSDL, encoded by the coding sequence ATGGTTTTATCAAAGAAACGTGCGAGAAAAGTATTAGAAGAAATCATTGCCCTGTATCCAGATGCAAAACCAAGTCTTGATTTTCGAAATCATTTTGAGCTCTTGGTTGCCGTCATGCTGTCTGCTCAAACGACAGATGCAGCGGTCAACAAATCTACCCCTGCTTTGTTTGAAGCCTTCCCGACACCGGAGAAGATGGCAACAGCCTCCGAATCAGAAATTGCAGCCTACATCTCAAGGCTAGGTCTCTACCGTAACAAGGCTAAATTTTTGAAAAAATGTGCTCAACAGCTTCTTGATGATTTTGATGGCCAAGTGCCGCAGACACGAGAAGAGTTGGAAAGTTTGGCTGGCGTGGGAAGAAAGACAGCCAATGTGGTCATGAGTGTTGGATTTGGCATTCCGGCTTTTGCTGTCGATACCCATGTGGAGCGCATTTGTAAGCACCATGAAATTGTCAAAAAATCAGCCACTCCATTAGAGGTCGAAAAAAGAGTCATGGAAATTCTAGCACCAGAGCGTTGGCTACCAGCCCATCAAGCCTTGATTTATTTTGGACGTGCGGTTTGTCATCCTCGAAATCCTGAGTGTGACCAGTATCCCCAACTTTATGATTTTTCTGATTTGTAA
- the yghU gene encoding glutathione-dependent disulfide-bond oxidoreductase, giving the protein MTDYKLPEVWEAPESMDGKWGGLNRPTAGSRFEQTLPVGEKPFQLYSLGTPNGVKVTIMFEELKELGLTGADYDLYRIAIGEGDQFGSDFVAINPNSKIPALLDLSGDKPVRVFESAAILLYLAEKFETLLPSNSIERTEVLNWLFWQTGAAPFLGGGFGHFFHYAPESIEYAIHRFAMEAKRQLDLLDKELATKPYIAGNDYTIADIAIWSWYGQLSQDKLWDKAGVFLNVKEYPHLQAWTEKIAARPAVKRGLAADYQSIH; this is encoded by the coding sequence ATGACTGATTACAAACTACCAGAAGTATGGGAAGCACCTGAGAGCATGGATGGAAAATGGGGCGGCCTCAATCGTCCAACCGCAGGAAGCCGATTTGAACAAACACTTCCTGTCGGTGAAAAACCTTTCCAACTCTATTCCTTGGGCACACCAAATGGTGTAAAAGTCACCATTATGTTTGAGGAGTTGAAAGAACTAGGGCTGACGGGGGCTGATTATGACCTCTACCGCATCGCTATCGGCGAGGGTGACCAATTTGGCTCTGATTTTGTGGCTATTAACCCCAATTCCAAAATTCCTGCACTCTTAGATTTATCAGGCGACAAGCCTGTTCGCGTCTTTGAATCAGCTGCCATTTTGCTCTATTTAGCAGAAAAATTTGAAACCCTTCTGCCGAGCAATTCGATTGAGCGAACAGAGGTGCTCAACTGGCTCTTTTGGCAAACAGGTGCTGCACCGTTTCTCGGAGGAGGATTTGGCCATTTCTTCCATTATGCACCTGAAAGCATCGAATACGCTATCCATCGCTTTGCCATGGAAGCTAAGCGCCAGCTTGATCTTCTTGACAAGGAACTTGCAACCAAACCCTATATCGCAGGCAATGACTATACTATCGCAGATATTGCGATTTGGTCTTGGTACGGCCAATTATCCCAAGACAAGCTGTGGGACAAGGCAGGGGTATTCCTCAATGTCAAAGAATACCCTCACTTACAAGCCTGGACGGAGAAAATCGCAGCTCGTCCTGCTGTCAAACGTGGACTTGCCGCTGACTACCAATCTATCCACTAA